One Actinomyces marmotae DNA window includes the following coding sequences:
- a CDS encoding AAA family ATPase yields MSTDPAQHRQPAAPTAAGPFRGAVPAVPPMPQAPAQAPQAPPTIAPGARRDIRPAPGEIPQSGTVPTVPRERAYPAPTGPLPTREALRAEAARSSRSRHPEEDVERARALIKRIHQVFEQRLVGQEQLRLALISTLIAGGHILLESVPGLAKTTAAQTLASAVSGSFTRIQCTPDLMPNDIVGTQVLQYATGEMTTQLGPVHANIVLLDEINRSSAKTQSAMLEAMQERQTSIGGVVYPLPHPFMVLATQNPIEEEGTYVLPEAQMDRFLMKDVLSYPKPMEEVDVLDKISSGAFEEPLRAQPISTDDVEWLQGAVERVYVDPVIKQYIVAIINTSRGGGPRPVPGLERHVRVGGSPRGSIALMRVSQALALQAGRTYVTPDDVGLLRHAVMRHRLVLTYDALADDIAPEAIIDAVFAAVPTP; encoded by the coding sequence ATGAGCACCGACCCCGCGCAGCACCGGCAGCCCGCCGCACCGACCGCGGCCGGGCCGTTCAGGGGTGCGGTGCCCGCCGTCCCGCCGATGCCCCAAGCGCCGGCGCAGGCCCCGCAGGCCCCGCCGACGATCGCCCCCGGCGCGCGCCGCGACATCCGCCCCGCCCCGGGAGAGATCCCGCAGTCGGGAACCGTCCCCACCGTCCCCCGCGAGCGCGCCTACCCCGCGCCGACCGGCCCCCTGCCCACGCGCGAGGCCCTGCGCGCCGAGGCCGCCCGCTCCTCCCGCTCCCGCCACCCCGAGGAGGACGTGGAGCGCGCTCGCGCCCTCATCAAGCGCATCCACCAGGTCTTCGAGCAGCGTCTGGTGGGGCAGGAGCAACTGCGCCTGGCCCTCATCTCCACGCTCATCGCCGGTGGGCACATCCTCCTGGAATCGGTCCCGGGCCTGGCTAAGACCACCGCCGCCCAGACGCTCGCCTCCGCCGTCTCCGGCTCCTTCACCCGCATCCAGTGCACGCCGGACCTCATGCCCAACGACATCGTCGGCACCCAGGTCCTCCAGTACGCCACCGGGGAGATGACCACGCAGCTCGGCCCGGTGCACGCCAACATCGTCCTGCTCGACGAGATCAACCGCTCCAGCGCCAAGACGCAGTCCGCCATGCTGGAGGCCATGCAGGAGCGCCAGACCTCCATCGGCGGCGTCGTCTACCCCCTGCCGCACCCCTTCATGGTGCTCGCCACCCAGAACCCCATTGAGGAGGAGGGCACCTACGTCCTGCCCGAGGCCCAGATGGACCGCTTCCTCATGAAGGACGTGCTGAGCTACCCCAAGCCCATGGAGGAGGTCGACGTCCTGGACAAGATCTCCTCGGGCGCCTTCGAGGAGCCCCTGCGCGCCCAGCCCATCAGCACCGATGACGTCGAATGGCTCCAGGGCGCCGTCGAGCGCGTCTACGTGGACCCGGTCATCAAGCAGTACATCGTCGCCATCATCAACACCTCCCGCGGCGGCGGCCCGCGCCCCGTGCCCGGCCTGGAGCGCCATGTGCGCGTCGGCGGTTCGCCGCGGGGCTCGATCGCCCTCATGCGGGTCTCCCAGGCCCTCGCGCTGCAGGCCGGCCGCACCTACGTCACCCCCGACGACGTCGGCCTGCTGCGCCACGCTGTCATGCGCCACCGCCTGGTGCTCACCTACGACGCCCTCGCCGATGACATCGCCCCCGAGGCGATCATCGACGCAGTCTTCGCGGCGGTCCCGACGCCGTGA
- a CDS encoding DUF58 domain-containing protein, which translates to MSRPPTAGAIELPAEPTPRGSRLARVRGRLSLPTLRRAIGLLDGRHKSVLLGHGQDFDDLSAYRPGDDVGDIDWKASARIGQPVIKRYQRESNLPLVLAIDTGRTMAAQAPSGEDKRELALAVAEVMAYLARLRGDSVALVAGDASRMVSRPPRSGAEHAETILWLIARQYSALTEPPRGAPASARMRVGQVSPRRDSGAAIGELVAGAPASDLPGLLGKVISLHGRRSLVVLLTDTSHPDSTAHDQLRRLSAQHELVVIQIADDAPITGDPGAVRDVEMAEDLPVFLRYDTALGAQLARADAARRAGVTALLDSRRIEHAVVASEEGLVDSIAEVLGRQRLATARRRR; encoded by the coding sequence GTGAGCCGCCCTCCCACGGCGGGCGCCATCGAGCTGCCGGCCGAGCCAACGCCGCGCGGGTCGCGCCTGGCCCGCGTGCGGGGTCGCCTGTCCCTGCCCACCCTGCGCCGCGCCATCGGGCTGCTCGACGGGCGGCACAAGTCGGTGCTCCTGGGGCACGGGCAGGATTTCGACGACCTGTCCGCCTACCGCCCCGGCGACGACGTGGGAGACATCGACTGGAAGGCCTCCGCGCGCATCGGCCAGCCCGTCATCAAGCGCTACCAGCGCGAGTCCAACCTGCCCCTCGTCCTGGCCATCGACACCGGCCGGACCATGGCCGCCCAGGCCCCCAGCGGTGAAGACAAGCGCGAACTCGCCCTCGCCGTCGCCGAGGTCATGGCCTACCTGGCCCGCCTGCGCGGCGACTCCGTGGCGCTCGTGGCCGGGGACGCCTCCCGGATGGTCTCCCGCCCGCCCCGGTCGGGCGCCGAGCACGCCGAGACGATCCTGTGGCTCATCGCCCGGCAGTACTCCGCCCTCACCGAGCCCCCGCGGGGCGCCCCGGCGAGCGCCCGTATGCGGGTGGGGCAGGTCTCCCCCCGGCGGGACAGCGGCGCCGCCATCGGCGAGCTGGTCGCCGGCGCGCCCGCCTCCGACCTGCCCGGCCTGCTCGGCAAGGTCATCAGCCTCCACGGCCGCCGCAGCCTCGTGGTGCTCCTGACCGACACCTCCCACCCGGACTCCACCGCCCACGACCAGCTCCGCAGGCTGTCGGCGCAGCACGAGCTGGTCGTCATCCAGATCGCCGACGACGCCCCCATCACCGGCGACCCCGGCGCGGTCCGCGATGTGGAGATGGCGGAGGACCTGCCGGTGTTCCTGCGCTACGACACGGCCCTGGGCGCCCAGCTCGCCCGGGCCGACGCCGCCCGGCGGGCCGGCGTCACCGCGCTGCTGGACTCGCGGCGCATCGAGCACGCCGTCGTCGCCTCCGAGGAGGGCCTCGTGGACTCCATCGCCGAGGTGCTCGGCCGTCAGCGCCTCGCCACCGCCCGAAGGAGGCGATGA
- a CDS encoding alpha-amylase, giving the protein MTVEISPPQLMPAWMAVTAVVILLLAVAGLLWSLLSHRVRDGFISDIPMAPGERRRWMRLIERAAKKYDAGQIDLRVLHLELASALRGFGSERSGEDLTTATVTEIMDMSASTESEDVETRLKRARTAAQPLDANPLGHVGELLAIWEQPSFDRDSDAVAARAIEHARQVVSRW; this is encoded by the coding sequence ATGACCGTGGAGATCAGCCCTCCGCAGCTCATGCCCGCCTGGATGGCGGTCACCGCCGTCGTCATCCTCCTGCTCGCTGTCGCCGGACTCCTCTGGTCGCTCCTGAGCCACCGGGTCCGGGACGGCTTCATCAGCGACATCCCCATGGCTCCCGGGGAGCGCCGCCGCTGGATGAGGCTCATCGAGCGCGCCGCGAAGAAGTACGACGCCGGGCAGATCGACCTGCGCGTCCTGCACCTCGAGCTGGCCTCCGCCCTGCGGGGCTTCGGATCCGAGCGCAGCGGTGAGGACCTGACCACCGCGACCGTCACGGAAATCATGGACATGTCCGCGTCCACCGAGTCCGAGGACGTCGAGACCCGCCTCAAGCGCGCCAGGACCGCGGCGCAGCCCCTGGACGCCAATCCCCTGGGGCATGTCGGGGAGCTCCTGGCGATCTGGGAGCAGCCCTCCTTCGATCGCGACTCCGACGCCGTCGCCGCCCGGGCCATCGAGCACGCCAGGCAGGTGGTCTCCAGATGGTGA
- a CDS encoding vWA domain-containing protein, which yields MVMPWLPWFLIGAAALIIGITALRAARGGERAPAGPTRRVANAMPLLRSPAVLRRLRRRRALHALLGALIVAAMVSSALLAGRPVSKDVRNDALASRDIVLCLDVSGSMLGLDSQVLETYTQLIDSFNGERVALIAWNTTAQTMVPLTDDYETLKTEMGKITDLLDSASTSLSSARSRYSRMFSGTIAEELNASSLAGDGLASCTQAFDNSGAASADERPRSIILATDNVVFDNSHVQLFSLPEAAELATSKKIRLFSIYGYDQGLSYGDLASQVESARQELERVTRDNGGKFYQVGDSRTAGRIVKELEKTQAQEYSSDNEVRLTDTPRVGAIWLVLAAGSLLLIAAWRRA from the coding sequence ATGGTGATGCCCTGGCTTCCCTGGTTCCTCATCGGCGCCGCCGCGTTGATCATCGGCATCACCGCGTTGCGCGCCGCCCGCGGGGGCGAGCGGGCCCCGGCCGGCCCGACGCGCCGCGTCGCCAACGCGATGCCGCTCCTGCGCTCGCCCGCGGTCCTGCGGCGCCTGCGCCGGCGCCGCGCGCTCCACGCGCTCCTGGGCGCGCTCATCGTCGCAGCCATGGTCTCCTCGGCGCTGCTCGCCGGGCGCCCAGTGAGCAAGGACGTGCGCAACGACGCCCTGGCCAGCCGCGACATCGTCCTGTGCTTGGACGTCTCGGGCTCCATGCTCGGCCTGGACTCCCAGGTGCTGGAGACCTACACCCAACTCATCGACTCCTTCAACGGGGAGCGGGTGGCCCTGATCGCCTGGAACACGACGGCGCAGACGATGGTGCCCCTCACCGACGACTATGAGACCCTCAAGACCGAGATGGGCAAGATCACCGATCTCCTGGACTCCGCGTCCACCAGCCTCTCCTCGGCGCGCAGCCGCTACTCGCGAATGTTCTCCGGCACGATAGCGGAGGAGCTCAACGCCTCCTCGCTGGCCGGCGACGGCCTGGCCTCGTGCACGCAGGCCTTCGACAACTCCGGGGCCGCCAGCGCCGACGAGCGCCCCCGCTCCATCATCCTGGCCACCGACAACGTCGTCTTCGACAACTCTCACGTCCAGCTTTTCTCCCTGCCCGAGGCCGCCGAGCTCGCCACGAGTAAGAAGATCCGCCTGTTCTCCATCTACGGCTACGACCAAGGGCTCAGCTACGGCGACCTCGCCTCCCAGGTCGAGTCGGCCCGCCAGGAGCTGGAGAGGGTCACGCGGGACAACGGCGGCAAGTTCTACCAAGTGGGGGACTCCCGCACGGCCGGGCGCATCGTCAAAGAGCTGGAGAAGACCCAGGCCCAGGAGTACAGCTCCGACAACGAGGTGCGGCTGACGGACACCCCCAGGGTGGGCGCCATCTGGCTGGTTCTGGCCGCCGGCTCTCTGCTGCTCATCGCCGCCTGGAGGCGCGCATGA